A genomic window from Slackia heliotrinireducens DSM 20476 includes:
- a CDS encoding 4Fe-4S dicluster domain-containing protein, translating to MKNCLVIDLERCTGCDTCVAACKHWHNIDLGVYRNRVSAIGPMGTYPNVSMYWLPMQCQQCENPGCIAVCPTGASYRDEETGVVLINEEECIGCQSCMTGCPYGVRWYNANTNKVDKCTLCFEDHIAEPDAPWEPACVHNCCTGARIFGDLDDPESPAAKAVAAAGEENCHKLDDIDGVGPSSVYILSRTAEWQPWSDPSIEVRRYEK from the coding sequence ATGAAGAATTGTCTCGTTATCGATCTCGAGCGCTGCACCGGTTGCGACACCTGCGTAGCAGCGTGCAAGCATTGGCACAACATCGACCTTGGCGTGTATCGCAACCGCGTTTCCGCCATCGGCCCGATGGGAACCTATCCTAACGTAAGCATGTACTGGCTGCCCATGCAGTGCCAGCAGTGCGAGAATCCCGGCTGCATCGCCGTCTGCCCGACGGGCGCCAGCTATCGCGACGAGGAAACCGGCGTTGTTCTGATCAACGAAGAAGAATGCATCGGTTGCCAGAGCTGCATGACCGGCTGCCCCTACGGCGTGCGTTGGTACAACGCCAACACCAACAAGGTCGACAAGTGCACCCTGTGCTTCGAAGACCACATCGCCGAGCCGGATGCTCCTTGGGAACCCGCATGCGTGCATAACTGCTGCACCGGCGCCCGTATCTTCGGCGACCTGGACGACCCCGAGAGCCCCGCAGCCAAGGCTGTCGCCGCTGCCGGCGAGGAGAACTGCCACAAGCTTGACGACATCGACGGTGTCGGCCCCTCGAGCGTGTACATTCTGAGCCGTACGGCCGAATGGCAGCCCTGGAGCGATCCTTCCATCGAAGTCAGGCGTTACGAGAAGTAG
- a CDS encoding LutC/YkgG family protein — MIGNKTLEDLLRPISESLGRAEVPSQVNRDKDAYPLPRRVTDGMDAAALTDLFASEAGKIRVTVHRCAAGEAPQVVAGIVAEEPGDVVLAGDNRLAALDLVPAVTQAAAGNAVTVWNPNDANAVASAEKARYGVTFAAAGIAETATVVQPASTLCGRSVSLLPLTHIAVVDAADIVGTMADYLRTVDKDALPSQICFISGPSATADIELVRVEGVHGPMYVHYVILEN; from the coding sequence ATGATCGGCAACAAGACCCTTGAAGACCTGTTGAGGCCCATATCCGAAAGCCTTGGGCGCGCCGAAGTTCCGTCGCAGGTCAACCGAGATAAGGATGCGTATCCTCTGCCGCGTCGCGTGACCGACGGCATGGATGCCGCCGCGCTGACGGACCTGTTCGCCTCCGAGGCGGGAAAGATCCGCGTAACCGTGCACCGCTGCGCAGCGGGCGAGGCCCCTCAGGTCGTGGCCGGCATTGTGGCCGAAGAGCCCGGCGACGTCGTGCTCGCAGGCGACAATCGGCTGGCTGCCCTGGACCTGGTTCCCGCCGTCACGCAGGCTGCCGCCGGCAACGCCGTGACCGTTTGGAATCCGAATGATGCCAATGCGGTGGCTTCGGCCGAAAAGGCCCGGTACGGCGTGACCTTCGCCGCGGCTGGCATCGCCGAGACCGCCACCGTCGTGCAGCCCGCCAGCACCTTGTGCGGCCGCTCCGTAAGCCTGCTTCCGCTTACGCACATCGCCGTTGTGGATGCCGCCGACATCGTTGGCACTATGGCGGATTACCTGCGAACCGTGGACAAGGATGCGCTGCCGTCGCAGATCTGCTTCATCAGCGGGCCTTCTGCCACGGCGGACATCGAGCTTGTGCGTGTCGAAGGCGTGCACGGCCCCATGTACGTTCACTACGTCATTCTGGAAAATTAA
- the aldA gene encoding aldehyde dehydrogenase, which produces MKQYQLYINGEFLDNGDREMLDVVNPATEEVISQVPKATEEDVAAAVDAAYEAQKAWGKVPAIERAEWLNKLADKVDENRELFAQTNTAEMGKRINESRDEATWLGVYLRYYASLARTIKGEIITSDSPNENIFLYKKPIGVCAGIMPWNFPLFLIGRKVAPALVCGDTVVLKPSSDSPNGCFEFAKLCDEIGLPKGVVNVVSGSGAVVGNGLSGNPKVAMVSMTGSTPVGKQIMKNCAENVTKVSLELGGNAPFIVMDDCDLDATIENCFNSRYYNCGEVCNAAERVYVQAGIYDEFVAKMTERVAAAKAGDPLDESVDMGPMVNAKQREIVLDLIQSARDEGAKIVVGGNAIEGKGYFIEPTLIVDCDHDMRIMREEIFGPVMAVSKFETLDEAIEKANDTNYGLTSSIHTTDFDTAMRGLNEINFGEIYVNRHHFEAFQGFHAGVRQSGLGGDDGEHGLEEFLETHIAYVDYKLG; this is translated from the coding sequence ATGAAGCAGTACCAGCTCTACATCAACGGTGAATTCCTCGACAACGGCGATCGTGAGATGCTCGACGTTGTCAACCCGGCAACCGAGGAGGTCATTTCTCAGGTGCCGAAGGCCACGGAGGAGGACGTGGCTGCTGCCGTCGACGCGGCCTACGAGGCTCAGAAGGCTTGGGGCAAGGTCCCGGCCATCGAGCGCGCCGAATGGCTCAACAAGCTTGCCGACAAGGTCGACGAGAATCGCGAGCTGTTTGCCCAGACCAATACCGCCGAAATGGGCAAGCGCATCAACGAGTCCCGCGACGAGGCCACCTGGCTGGGCGTGTACTTGCGCTACTACGCGAGCCTGGCCCGCACCATCAAGGGCGAGATCATCACGTCCGACTCTCCCAACGAGAACATCTTCCTGTATAAGAAGCCCATCGGCGTGTGCGCCGGCATCATGCCCTGGAACTTCCCGCTCTTCCTCATCGGCCGCAAGGTCGCTCCCGCTCTGGTCTGCGGCGATACCGTCGTGCTGAAGCCGTCCAGCGACAGCCCCAACGGCTGCTTCGAGTTCGCGAAGCTCTGCGACGAGATCGGCCTGCCCAAGGGCGTCGTGAACGTCGTCTCCGGCTCCGGCGCCGTCGTCGGCAACGGCCTGTCCGGCAACCCGAAGGTCGCCATGGTCTCCATGACCGGTTCCACGCCCGTTGGCAAGCAGATCATGAAGAACTGCGCCGAGAACGTCACCAAGGTCTCCCTCGAGCTGGGCGGCAACGCTCCGTTTATCGTCATGGACGACTGCGATCTGGACGCGACCATCGAGAACTGCTTCAACTCTCGTTACTACAACTGCGGCGAGGTCTGCAACGCGGCCGAGCGCGTCTATGTCCAGGCTGGCATCTATGACGAGTTCGTCGCCAAGATGACCGAGCGCGTCGCAGCCGCCAAGGCCGGCGACCCGCTGGACGAATCCGTCGACATGGGCCCGATGGTCAACGCCAAGCAGCGCGAAATCGTTCTCGACCTCATCCAGAGCGCCCGCGACGAAGGCGCCAAGATCGTCGTCGGCGGTAACGCCATCGAAGGCAAGGGCTACTTCATCGAGCCGACGCTCATCGTCGACTGCGACCATGACATGCGCATCATGCGCGAGGAGATTTTCGGCCCGGTCATGGCAGTCTCCAAGTTCGAGACCCTGGACGAGGCCATCGAGAAGGCCAACGACACCAATTACGGCCTGACCTCCTCCATCCACACCACCGATTTCGACACCGCCATGCGCGGCCTGAACGAGATCAACTTCGGCGAGATCTACGTCAACCGTCATCACTTCGAAGCCTTCCAGGGCTTCCATGCAGGCGTCCGCCAGTCCGGTCTGGGCGGCGACGACGGCGAGCACGGCCTTGAGGAATTCCTCGAGACGCACATCGCCTACGTCGACTACAAGCTGGGCTAA
- a CDS encoding FIST signal transduction protein, with product MKGFVATSTAATAAEAGKDVAAKIAAGIEGAKVAMAYGSCAYDSAELLAAVAAELPGVPVVGNTSFTGIITPEGYVGGDTPFFGILALGGDDLVVGTAGAPRGEQCPRKTGAELAKAAMAAAGKDCAPAYWYMVASPAEEEYYIKGVTDVIGRVPFFGGSAADNSIAGEWWMYNGTETFQDGCVVAFFYTDAPFANKFTGAYAETDDFGVVTKMNGDRGIAEIDGKPALEVYAGWRGMPVDQLMGGDLLVASIVSPLGFKDRLGDLTLIRHPMGGNEDMSIAVGGKVVEKTCVVRMEGDVDCLVNSVAKTVGELNEKAGAKPAAYFFVHCGGRRAAIGDRIDEVADAFVKAADGVPFLVEFTFGEYGFEDDGLNAVGGLMLSFTALG from the coding sequence ATGAAGGGTTTTGTCGCAACATCCACCGCCGCAACTGCCGCTGAAGCCGGCAAAGATGTAGCCGCGAAGATTGCGGCCGGCATCGAGGGCGCCAAGGTGGCCATGGCTTACGGCAGCTGCGCATACGACTCGGCAGAGCTTCTGGCTGCCGTGGCGGCAGAGCTGCCTGGCGTGCCTGTGGTGGGCAACACGTCGTTTACCGGCATTATCACTCCCGAAGGATACGTGGGCGGCGACACCCCGTTCTTCGGCATCTTGGCTCTGGGCGGCGATGACCTGGTCGTCGGCACGGCCGGCGCTCCCCGCGGCGAGCAGTGTCCCCGTAAGACCGGCGCCGAGCTGGCAAAGGCCGCTATGGCCGCAGCCGGCAAGGACTGCGCACCGGCCTACTGGTATATGGTCGCCTCTCCCGCCGAGGAGGAGTACTACATCAAAGGCGTGACCGACGTCATCGGCCGCGTTCCCTTCTTCGGCGGCTCCGCTGCGGACAATTCCATCGCCGGCGAGTGGTGGATGTACAACGGCACCGAAACGTTCCAGGACGGCTGCGTCGTCGCGTTCTTCTACACCGACGCCCCGTTCGCCAACAAGTTCACCGGCGCCTATGCCGAAACCGACGACTTCGGCGTGGTCACCAAGATGAACGGCGACCGCGGCATCGCCGAGATCGACGGCAAGCCGGCTCTGGAAGTTTACGCAGGTTGGCGCGGCATGCCGGTCGACCAGCTCATGGGCGGCGACCTGCTGGTTGCTTCCATCGTGAGCCCGCTGGGCTTCAAGGATCGTCTGGGCGACCTGACGCTGATCCGCCATCCTATGGGCGGCAACGAGGACATGTCCATCGCCGTGGGCGGCAAGGTCGTCGAAAAGACCTGCGTCGTTCGCATGGAAGGCGACGTGGATTGCCTGGTCAACTCCGTGGCCAAGACAGTGGGCGAGCTGAATGAGAAGGCCGGCGCCAAGCCTGCAGCCTACTTCTTCGTGCATTGCGGAGGACGTCGTGCCGCCATCGGCGACCGCATCGACGAGGTGGCGGATGCATTCGTGAAGGCTGCGGACGGTGTTCCGTTCCTGGTCGAGTTCACTTTCGGCGAGTACGGCTTCGAGGACGACGGCCTCAACGCTGTGGGCGGCCTCATGCTGTCCTTCACCGCGCTCGGCTAA
- a CDS encoding LutB/LldF family L-lactate oxidation iron-sulfur protein, whose amino-acid sequence MAILYNTDQNLRERASSCIENDFKHNAIETAQETFYVKRGQLVEEMPDWEIIRDRAAAIRNDVTKNLDFYVKQFAERAEANGCIMHYAPDGEDALWEILGIFADHGAAHAVKSKSMMSEEIGLNEVLEQAGVDIIETDCAENILQTAGDKPSHIVVPALHFDREAIAELYRKKRGYEGSSVPEEITHFLRSILREEFLAAEVGVRGCNFAVAETGSTTLVTNEGNGRMVDTYPKVQIILVGIDRIVPDLEALDTMMCLLPRSAVGAKMTAYFSVDSGPRKPGEVDGAEEVHIVIMDNGRHTLINTEFEAMLRCCRCGACLNICPVYRHITGHGYGSIYPGPMGIVLTAALEGYDNLGGMPFACSLCGACAEHCPVEIPLHDLIRQHRINMVEEHKNNPVEVPIFKGLELMWSNRAVYGTAMAAGRPIMKALADGEKGAMDESSAWIPIVKGWTSKRDFDVLAPELFRTWFKKHKKERNAGSEEGGQDR is encoded by the coding sequence ATGGCCATTCTGTACAACACCGACCAAAACCTCCGCGAGCGCGCATCGTCCTGCATTGAAAACGACTTCAAGCACAATGCCATCGAAACCGCGCAGGAGACCTTCTACGTCAAGCGCGGGCAGCTGGTTGAGGAAATGCCCGATTGGGAAATCATCCGCGACCGCGCCGCTGCCATCCGCAACGACGTGACCAAGAACCTCGACTTCTACGTCAAGCAGTTCGCCGAGCGGGCCGAAGCCAATGGATGCATCATGCATTACGCGCCCGACGGGGAAGATGCGCTGTGGGAGATCCTGGGTATTTTCGCCGACCACGGTGCCGCCCATGCGGTCAAATCCAAGAGCATGATGTCTGAGGAAATCGGGCTGAACGAGGTGCTGGAGCAGGCCGGCGTCGACATCATCGAGACCGACTGCGCCGAGAACATCCTCCAGACCGCCGGTGACAAGCCGTCCCACATCGTGGTGCCGGCCCTGCATTTCGACCGCGAAGCCATTGCCGAGCTCTATCGCAAGAAGCGCGGTTACGAAGGCTCTTCGGTTCCCGAAGAGATCACCCACTTCCTCCGTTCCATCCTGCGTGAGGAATTCCTCGCAGCCGAAGTCGGCGTGCGCGGCTGCAACTTCGCCGTGGCCGAGACGGGTTCCACCACGCTGGTCACCAACGAAGGCAACGGCCGCATGGTCGACACCTACCCGAAGGTCCAGATTATCCTGGTGGGCATCGACCGCATCGTGCCCGACCTGGAGGCGCTGGACACCATGATGTGCCTGTTGCCCCGCAGCGCTGTGGGTGCCAAGATGACCGCCTACTTCTCCGTGGATTCCGGCCCGCGCAAGCCTGGCGAGGTCGACGGTGCAGAAGAGGTCCACATCGTCATTATGGACAACGGCCGCCACACCCTGATCAACACCGAGTTCGAAGCCATGCTGCGCTGCTGCCGCTGCGGAGCCTGCCTCAACATCTGCCCCGTGTATCGCCACATCACCGGTCACGGGTACGGATCGATCTACCCCGGCCCCATGGGCATCGTGCTTACGGCGGCCCTGGAAGGGTATGACAACCTGGGCGGCATGCCCTTCGCCTGTTCGCTGTGCGGCGCCTGCGCGGAGCATTGCCCGGTCGAAATTCCGCTGCACGATCTGATCAGGCAGCACCGCATCAACATGGTCGAGGAGCACAAGAATAACCCGGTGGAGGTTCCCATTTTCAAGGGCTTGGAGCTCATGTGGTCGAACCGCGCCGTATACGGCACCGCCATGGCGGCAGGCCGGCCCATCATGAAAGCCCTGGCAGACGGCGAGAAGGGCGCCATGGACGAAAGCAGCGCCTGGATTCCCATCGTCAAAGGTTGGACTTCTAAACGCGATTTCGATGTGTTGGCCCCCGAACTGTTCCGCACGTGGTTCAAGAAGCACAAGAAGGAACGCAATGCGGGTTCTGAGGAAGGAGGGCAAGACCGATGA
- a CDS encoding TorD/DmsD family molecular chaperone: MSEEIKQAEAETNAPYGEIIDALRGRNAFYDMFANVYFKPLTAEQVENFANTDFSAYEDINEQFADGVNDIRRYLAKRNSGTRQELAVDYTGAFGSTSSWKGRYAAPYESVHTSEEGLMYQGAYHEVFQLYKQHHVVRAEGYDYPHDHLSFMCEFQVILAERAIEAMEAGNPEEALKQIKASQGFLEDHILSWFDDLADLAVNLLHTRFYRGILKISKGFFLFDQQLLADIAEVLEEQVQEA, encoded by the coding sequence ATGTCCGAGGAAATCAAGCAGGCTGAAGCCGAAACCAATGCGCCGTACGGAGAAATCATCGACGCATTGCGCGGACGCAACGCCTTTTACGATATGTTCGCGAACGTGTACTTCAAGCCGCTGACGGCCGAACAGGTCGAGAACTTCGCCAACACCGATTTTTCGGCGTACGAAGACATTAACGAGCAGTTCGCCGACGGCGTGAACGACATCCGCCGCTATCTGGCCAAACGCAATTCCGGTACCCGTCAGGAGCTGGCTGTCGATTACACTGGTGCATTCGGCAGCACGTCGTCGTGGAAGGGCCGCTATGCCGCGCCGTACGAATCCGTCCACACCAGCGAAGAGGGGCTCATGTACCAGGGCGCCTACCACGAGGTGTTCCAGCTGTACAAGCAACATCATGTGGTGCGCGCAGAAGGGTACGACTACCCGCATGACCACCTGTCGTTCATGTGCGAGTTCCAGGTGATTCTGGCCGAACGGGCCATCGAGGCCATGGAGGCCGGCAATCCGGAAGAGGCGCTCAAGCAGATCAAAGCGTCCCAGGGATTCCTGGAGGACCACATCCTTTCGTGGTTCGACGATTTGGCCGACTTGGCCGTGAACCTGCTGCACACGCGTTTTTACCGTGGCATCCTGAAGATTTCGAAGGGCTTCTTCCTATTCGATCAGCAACTGCTCGCCGACATCGCGGAGGTGCTTGAGGAGCAGGTCCAGGAGGCGTAA
- a CDS encoding helix-turn-helix transcriptional regulator, translated as MPKTRIVTQLAASCPSMAAIAFGFWLAWSRMVFDGMVWISTPDYSSTAVTRMYTETTIALAVALIFIGFNAKRLSGLADRQSTPLLSGAFSSIGCLLIILAGPYFLQRAVGADTWSAVFIAGCVMTGMGFAPILVECGKSFGRLLPRNAILQMAFTYFICVGTYFVALGFPQWRLFDDGPQVLGTAMLILLPLLSGLFVSISMYAPVSETTRQPSFDFEHFPKPLWKLVASVSILAFAAAVVQGWASTLVALYNTVLLSSFVLLFQVPAAASFVLLAVGSDTENVNFGRIFTMVMVVAGFFVALAPVVGINNHAFYQTVPFSMRIFDFVYCCLLFFVVYQRRISAMIVVGIGVGFYQAFSAAGWAVGAYLLPMISSSMVTQGIFVGLSFLTLFAAFMIFSEKEFKQLYEERVEGQTPLSDLLKKRIDSSVAIETHRGKFNIAIDFIADEFKLSRREKDVLRYLAMGYGSSKVADEMGISWNTVRTHTRNLYGKLDVHSKDDLMALVDRYRDM; from the coding sequence ATGCCTAAGACCCGCATTGTCACGCAATTGGCAGCCTCATGCCCAAGCATGGCGGCCATCGCATTCGGTTTCTGGCTCGCTTGGTCGCGCATGGTCTTCGACGGTATGGTTTGGATTTCCACGCCCGACTACAGCTCTACAGCCGTAACGCGCATGTACACCGAAACAACCATCGCCCTGGCCGTTGCGCTCATCTTTATCGGCTTCAACGCGAAGCGCCTTTCAGGCCTAGCTGACAGGCAGTCCACCCCGTTGCTCAGCGGTGCATTTTCGTCGATCGGCTGCCTGCTGATTATTCTTGCCGGACCGTATTTCCTGCAACGCGCGGTCGGCGCAGACACATGGAGCGCCGTTTTTATCGCTGGATGCGTTATGACGGGCATGGGGTTTGCACCCATCCTGGTCGAATGTGGAAAGTCCTTCGGCCGGCTTCTGCCCCGCAACGCCATTCTGCAGATGGCGTTCACCTATTTCATCTGCGTGGGAACGTATTTCGTTGCGCTGGGATTTCCTCAATGGAGGCTTTTCGACGACGGCCCGCAGGTCTTAGGCACCGCAATGCTCATTCTGCTGCCGCTGCTTTCGGGACTGTTCGTGTCCATCAGCATGTATGCGCCCGTTTCCGAAACTACCCGGCAGCCGTCTTTCGATTTCGAGCATTTCCCCAAACCGTTGTGGAAGCTGGTCGCATCTGTTTCCATTCTTGCCTTTGCCGCTGCAGTGGTGCAAGGCTGGGCCAGCACGTTGGTTGCCCTGTACAACACCGTGCTTCTGTCGTCTTTCGTGCTGCTGTTCCAGGTGCCGGCGGCTGCGTCCTTCGTGCTGCTGGCAGTTGGATCCGATACGGAAAACGTCAACTTCGGCCGCATCTTCACCATGGTCATGGTGGTTGCCGGGTTCTTTGTCGCACTTGCGCCCGTAGTTGGCATCAACAACCACGCCTTCTACCAAACGGTGCCGTTCAGCATGCGCATCTTCGACTTCGTGTATTGCTGCCTGCTGTTCTTCGTCGTGTATCAACGGAGGATTTCCGCCATGATCGTCGTTGGCATCGGAGTCGGCTTCTACCAGGCGTTTAGCGCTGCAGGCTGGGCAGTGGGCGCCTATCTGCTGCCTATGATTTCGAGCTCCATGGTCACGCAGGGCATTTTCGTCGGGCTTTCGTTCCTCACCCTGTTCGCCGCTTTCATGATCTTCTCCGAGAAAGAGTTCAAGCAGCTCTACGAGGAGCGCGTCGAGGGTCAGACTCCCCTGTCCGACCTGCTGAAGAAGCGCATCGATTCCTCCGTCGCCATCGAAACGCACCGCGGCAAGTTCAACATCGCCATCGATTTCATCGCCGACGAGTTCAAGCTGTCCCGCCGCGAGAAGGACGTGCTGCGCTACCTGGCCATGGGCTACGGATCCTCGAAGGTGGCCGACGAGATGGGCATCAGCTGGAACACCGTGCGCACCCACACGCGCAACCTATACGGCAAGCTGGACGTTCACAGCAAAGACGACCTGATGGCTCTGGTTGACCGCTATCGCGACATGTAG
- a CDS encoding molybdopterin-containing oxidoreductase family protein, protein MTKSNLTRRSFIKAAGFTAAASAIGASLAGCMQSDGGSAEGEGSADGNVKSSEGVTFSTHIDYDTKLRTSCHGCIQMCPAIAYLKDGVVVKLEGDPEAPVSRGSLCIKGLNQVHTMYSPRRVLHPLRHIERGTNKWEQISWDEAIDEAAQHIADAINEYGPYSFFASVGGGGSYSFMEAMTLPMALGSPTVFEPGCAQCYLPRWALSKLFYGGDDQSIADNAVQEIFRPGDDNKAEVVVIWGAQPSVSETAESGRGMAELRAAGVKTIVVDPNFSPDAVHADIWLPIRPATDTKLILCWFNYIFENKLYNEQFTKYWTNLPFLIDPDTKLPVKAQELFPDFEQTTPEHTPAYVCYDLKTNAVAPFEYSAPADSAVDPEIFWEGEFNGKTYKTAGQIYAEEAAPWTLEKTAEDCWLEADKIEAAIRMYTHADDGGPIDHVAGIANGVASDMTESASQVPIGLMGLDSIMGYINRPGATMTQKGGGYFTDATGTQSLKRQYTFNNGFGGMFSAMYGIGAVIGLSDEQNEAWARGEETPAGVADVSQQELANQLLLDRIGMKDHKGLYAWCHSHIPSVREAIATGEPFKPRVWFDMSGNKLAMLGNAKSWYEVFPEVDYIITQYPNITSFQFEAADLMFPLREWLEEPMVNMTQLDTQWLQNECTHIGETVSHSIPAAQVLAKVAEKLGGDLPGLKPGYLGNPTEQANKDSVAATLGAPSWDELIANTDQYVPHITEGYFNYNQHEVLAEDDDNLPIGFATESRKIETYCQILLRTARTGYPYCYPKPQEACDDYSPICVPIEPCESPYSEAEQQIADREEYPFVLTSGRVPYFHHGTMRHAAYSRELFPCAEIRINPASAAELGIEHMDWVKVTSRRGEIHARAWLTEAINPHTVWMERFWNPEAFDESQANPDGGWRQMNVNVLTKNTAPFNEVFGSYTNRGFTVKIEKSEKPENVWVEPEEFQPFMPTLQGEARTEDVF, encoded by the coding sequence ATGACAAAATCTAATCTGACTCGTCGAAGCTTCATCAAAGCGGCAGGCTTTACGGCGGCTGCTTCGGCCATCGGCGCGTCGCTGGCCGGCTGTATGCAGTCCGATGGCGGTTCCGCCGAAGGCGAAGGCTCTGCCGACGGCAACGTAAAGTCCTCTGAGGGCGTTACGTTCTCGACGCACATCGACTACGACACGAAGCTGCGCACCTCGTGCCATGGTTGCATCCAGATGTGCCCGGCCATCGCCTACCTGAAGGACGGCGTGGTCGTCAAGCTCGAGGGTGACCCCGAGGCGCCCGTGAGCCGCGGCTCCCTGTGCATCAAGGGCCTCAACCAGGTCCACACTATGTACAGCCCGCGCCGCGTCCTGCATCCGCTGCGCCACATCGAGCGCGGCACCAACAAATGGGAGCAGATCAGCTGGGACGAGGCCATCGACGAGGCCGCCCAGCACATCGCTGATGCCATCAACGAGTACGGCCCGTATTCGTTCTTCGCAAGCGTCGGCGGCGGCGGCTCCTATTCGTTCATGGAGGCCATGACCCTGCCTATGGCTCTGGGTTCGCCCACCGTGTTCGAGCCGGGCTGCGCGCAGTGCTACCTGCCCCGTTGGGCTCTCTCCAAGCTGTTCTACGGCGGCGACGACCAGTCCATCGCCGACAACGCAGTTCAGGAGATCTTCCGTCCTGGCGACGACAACAAGGCCGAAGTGGTCGTGATCTGGGGCGCCCAGCCGTCCGTTTCCGAAACCGCTGAATCCGGCCGCGGCATGGCCGAGCTCCGCGCTGCGGGCGTCAAGACCATCGTCGTCGACCCGAACTTCAGCCCTGACGCGGTTCACGCCGACATCTGGCTGCCCATCCGTCCGGCAACCGACACTAAACTCATCCTGTGCTGGTTCAACTACATCTTCGAGAACAAGCTGTACAACGAGCAGTTCACGAAGTACTGGACCAACCTGCCGTTCCTGATCGACCCGGACACCAAGCTGCCCGTCAAGGCTCAGGAGCTGTTCCCGGACTTCGAGCAGACCACGCCCGAGCACACGCCGGCTTATGTCTGCTACGACCTGAAGACCAACGCTGTTGCTCCCTTCGAGTACAGCGCTCCTGCCGACAGCGCCGTCGACCCCGAGATCTTCTGGGAAGGCGAGTTCAACGGCAAGACCTACAAGACCGCCGGCCAGATTTACGCCGAAGAGGCTGCTCCTTGGACGCTTGAGAAGACCGCCGAGGATTGCTGGCTTGAGGCCGACAAGATCGAAGCTGCCATCCGCATGTACACCCATGCCGACGACGGCGGCCCGATTGACCATGTTGCCGGCATCGCCAACGGCGTTGCTTCCGACATGACCGAGTCCGCCAGCCAGGTGCCTATCGGCCTGATGGGCCTCGACTCCATCATGGGCTACATCAACAGGCCCGGCGCCACCATGACCCAGAAGGGCGGCGGCTACTTCACCGACGCGACGGGCACCCAGTCGCTCAAGCGTCAGTACACCTTCAACAACGGCTTCGGCGGCATGTTCAGCGCCATGTACGGCATCGGCGCCGTCATCGGCCTGTCGGATGAGCAGAACGAAGCCTGGGCACGCGGCGAAGAGACCCCGGCCGGCGTCGCCGACGTCAGCCAGCAGGAGCTCGCCAACCAGCTGCTCCTCGACCGTATCGGCATGAAGGACCACAAGGGCCTGTATGCTTGGTGCCACAGCCACATCCCCAGCGTCCGCGAAGCCATCGCAACCGGCGAGCCCTTCAAGCCTCGCGTCTGGTTCGACATGTCCGGCAACAAGCTGGCCATGCTCGGCAACGCCAAGAGCTGGTATGAGGTCTTCCCCGAGGTCGACTACATCATCACCCAGTACCCGAACATCACGTCGTTCCAGTTCGAAGCTGCCGACCTCATGTTCCCGCTGCGTGAGTGGCTGGAAGAGCCCATGGTCAACATGACCCAGCTCGACACCCAGTGGCTGCAGAACGAATGCACCCACATCGGCGAGACCGTATCCCACAGCATCCCCGCCGCTCAGGTTCTGGCGAAGGTCGCCGAGAAGCTCGGCGGAGACCTGCCTGGCTTGAAGCCCGGCTATCTGGGCAACCCCACCGAGCAGGCGAACAAGGATTCCGTCGCCGCCACGCTGGGCGCTCCCAGCTGGGATGAACTGATCGCCAACACCGACCAGTACGTGCCGCACATCACCGAGGGCTACTTCAACTACAACCAGCACGAAGTCCTCGCCGAGGATGACGACAACCTGCCCATCGGCTTCGCCACTGAGTCCCGTAAGATCGAGACCTACTGCCAGATTCTGCTGCGCACGGCCCGCACCGGCTATCCGTACTGCTACCCCAAGCCGCAGGAAGCCTGCGACGACTACAGCCCGATCTGCGTGCCCATCGAACCCTGCGAGAGCCCCTATTCCGAGGCCGAGCAGCAAATCGCCGACCGCGAAGAGTACCCGTTCGTGCTCACCAGCGGCCGTGTTCCGTACTTCCATCACGGCACCATGCGCCATGCCGCGTACAGCCGCGAGCTGTTCCCCTGCGCCGAGATCCGCATCAACCCGGCCAGCGCTGCCGAGCTGGGCATCGAACATATGGACTGGGTCAAGGTCACGAGCCGCCGCGGCGAGATCCATGCCCGCGCATGGCTCACCGAGGCCATCAATCCGCATACCGTTTGGATGGAGCGCTTCTGGAACCCCGAGGCATTCGACGAGTCCCAGGCCAATCCGGACGGTGGCTGGCGCCAGATGAACGTCAACGTGCTCACCAAGAACACGGCGCCGTTCAACGAGGTGTTCGGTTCTTACACCAACCGCGGCTTCACCGTTAAGATCGAGAAGTCTGAGAAGCCCGAGAACGTGTGGGTCGAACCCGAGGAGTTCCAGCCGTTCATGCCCACCCTGCAAGGCGAAGCTAGGACGGAGGATGTATTCTAA